One window from the genome of Oreochromis niloticus isolate F11D_XX linkage group LG20, O_niloticus_UMD_NMBU, whole genome shotgun sequence encodes:
- the actr5 gene encoding actin-related protein 5, translating into MASKEGPVCQIFSFQDWKASPDPIFELPAQYLTPTPSPIVIDNGSFQTRAGWAAPGAELDPPRLLFKSVAARSRGAARSETQIGNDIPNLEPLRWLLKSQFDRNVVVNFEIQELIFDYVFTHLGITSEGSVDHPIVLTEAPCNPLHCRQMMSELLFECYSVPYVSYGVDSLYSFYHNNNQRKLQSPHTGIVLSSGYHCSHILPVINGRLDAVNCKRVNVAGSQAASYLQRLLQLKYPGHLAAITLSRMEELLHEHSYTAVDYHEELEKWRSPEFYEREVHRMQLPFSSKVPGGCVSVEERQERRAQQLRRLQEINARRREEKLQQDQERLDRLLAVQELLEDGLLDQFHKSLVELNMDSAEELQSYINKLQLAVEQGRQKLLHSDGAEGKAEVSELEQPMDETDGVALMDSDFPEDSLPEKPANVVQPVFNMAEYHQLFVGTERLRCPEILFQPSLTGEEQMGLMETLQYVLARYTPEQQEALVSNVFLTGGNMQYPGMKERVERELLAMRPFQSQFKVTMASCPALDAWHGARGWALEHPPGAGSEGWISRQDYEEKGGEYLSEHCASNAFVPMKIAKPARPAEPSVTMQASTEAPAAITMVTSDPTPSSSSASAVADVTMVTT; encoded by the exons ATGGCTTCCAAAGAAGGACCGGTGTGTCAGATTTTCTCGTTCCAGGACTGGAAAGCCTCTCCTGATCCGATTTTTGAGCTCCCCGCACAGTATCTGACCCCCACACCCTCTCCTATAGTGATAGATAACGGCTCCTTCCAGACCCGGGCCGGCTGGGCGGCTCCGGGGGCCGAGCTCGACCCTCCGCGGCTCCTGTTCAAGTCGGTGGCGGCGCGAAGCAGAGGCGCTGCCCGCAGTGAGACCCAGATCGGTAACGACATCCCCAATTTGGAGCCGCTGCGGTGGTTGCTGAAGAGCCAGTTTGACCGAAACGTGGTGGTCAACTTTGAAATCCAGGAGCTCATCTTCGACTATGTGTTTACACACCTGGGCATCACGTCAGAG gGTAGTGTGGATCACCCCATTGTGCTGACAGAGGCGCCCTGCAACCCACTGCACTGCCGCCAGATGATGTCAGAGCTGCTTTTTGAGTGCTACAGCGTCCCATACGTCTCCTACGGTGTGGATTCCTTGTACAGTTTCTACCACAATAACAATCAGAGGAAGCTCCAGTCACCACACACGGGCATCGTTCTGTCCTCAGGGTACCATTGCTCACACATCCTGCCGGTTATTAATGGCAG GTTGGATGCTGTAAATTGTAAGCGTGTGAATGTGGCTGGGAGCCAGGCAGCGTCCTACCTGCAGCGCCTCCTGCAGCTGAAATACCCAGGTCACCTTGCTGCCATCACGCTCAGCCGCATGGAGGAGCTGCTGCATGAGCACAGCTACACCGCTGTGGATTATCATGAAG AGCTGGAAAAGTGGCGCAGCCCAGAGTTTTACGAGCGGGAAGTTCACCGTATGCAGCTTCCGTTTTCGAGTAAGGTGCCGGGGGGCTGTGTGAGTGTAGAGGAGCGGCAAGAGAGACGAGCTCAGCAACTTCGACGACTTCAAGAGATTAATGCTCGCCGCCGAGAGGAGAAGCTGCAGCAGGACCAAGAGAGGCTGGACAGACTCTTAGCAGTACAG gaGCTGCTGGAGGACGGCCTGCTGGATCAGTTTCACAAGAGTCTGGTGGAGCTTAATATGGATTCAGCCGAGGAGTTGCAGTCGTACATCAACAAATTGCAGCTGGCTGTAGAGCAGGGTAGACAGAAGCTGCTGCACAGTGATGGAGCAGAGGGAAAGGCGGAG GTGTCAGAGCTGGAACAGCCGATGGACGAGACAGATGGAGTGGCACTGATGGATTCTGACTTCCCTGAGGACTCGCTGCCAGAAAAACCTGCTAATGTGGTTCAG CCCGTGTTTAACATGGCGGAGTACCACCAGCTCTTTGTGGGGACGGAGCGTCTGCGGTGTCCAGAGATTTTGTTCCAGCCCTCGCTGACTGGAGAGGAGCAGATGGGACTGATGGAGACTCTGCAATATGTTTTGGCCAG GTACACTCCAGAGCAGCAGGAGGCGCTAGTGAGCAATGTATTTCTGACCGGAGGGAACATGCAGTATCCTGGCATGAAAGAGAGAGTAGAGCGAGAACTGCTGGCCATGAGACCCTTCCAGTCACAATTCAAG GTGACCATGGCGTCTTGTCCAGCCTTGGATGCCTGGCATGGAGCACGAGGCTGGGCGTTGGAGCACCCTCCTGGAGCAGGGTCGGAGGGATGGATCAGCAGACAGGACTACGAGGAGAAAGGAGGCGAGTATCTGAGCGAGCACTGCGCCTCCAACGCTTTCGTTCCCATGAAGATCGCTAAACCCGCTCGCCCTGCTGAGCCATCCGTTACAATGCAAGCATCAACAGAAGCTCCTGCTGCCATCACCATGGTTACGTCAGACCcgaccccctcctcctcctctgctagTGCTGTTGCTGATGTTACCATGGTTACCACGTGA